One genomic region from Actinocatenispora thailandica encodes:
- a CDS encoding M50 family metallopeptidase: MHGSTISEVWHQVIGTQPAAPLTLVLVTGVVTLLVVGYGPVWRVARNAITIAHEGGHALVALLSGRRLTGIRLHSDTSGVTVSVGKPTGPGMVFTGLAGYIAPSLLGLGAAAMVTANRLTALLWLTLLLLLAMLIMIRNAYGVLTVVVTGVALFVISWFTSPTVQAAAAYLITWFLLLGGLRPIFELQTKRARRQAPSSDADQLHRLTGVPGIVWVVVFFLVAAGCLLIGGYWLVPELPSIAGVTG, from the coding sequence GTGCACGGCTCGACGATCAGCGAGGTCTGGCATCAGGTCATCGGCACCCAGCCGGCGGCGCCGTTGACACTGGTGCTGGTCACCGGCGTCGTCACGCTGCTCGTCGTCGGCTACGGGCCGGTCTGGCGGGTGGCCCGCAACGCGATCACGATCGCGCACGAGGGTGGCCACGCCCTGGTGGCGCTGCTGTCCGGCCGCCGGCTGACCGGCATCCGGTTGCACTCCGACACCTCCGGCGTCACCGTGTCGGTCGGCAAGCCGACCGGACCCGGCATGGTGTTCACCGGGCTCGCCGGGTACATCGCACCGTCGCTGCTGGGGTTGGGCGCGGCGGCGATGGTCACCGCGAACCGGCTCACCGCGCTGCTGTGGCTGACCCTGTTGCTGCTGCTCGCGATGCTGATCATGATCCGCAACGCGTACGGGGTACTCACCGTGGTGGTCACCGGCGTCGCGCTGTTCGTGATCTCCTGGTTCACCTCGCCGACCGTGCAGGCCGCCGCCGCGTACCTGATCACCTGGTTTCTGTTGCTCGGCGGGCTGCGGCCGATCTTCGAGCTGCAGACCAAGCGCGCCCGCCGGCAGGCGCCCAGCTCCGACGCCGACCAGCTGCACCGGCTCACGGGGGTACCCGGCATCGTCTGGGTCGTGGTGTTCTTCCTCGTCGCCGCCGGCTGCCTGCTGATCGGCGGCTACTGGCTGGTGCCCGAACTGCCCTCCATCGCCGGCGTCACGGGCTGA
- a CDS encoding MarR family winged helix-turn-helix transcriptional regulator translates to MSITAPTDAEADLLGRTGFRLVELGKVALTLADAALAEYGLTGRHLRVLTLAAGGVPSQQGMSERSGIDRTTLVAMLDDLERHGYVRRRRDPADRRRHLVELTDAGAAVLGTAAEVLDRVEDDLLGPLPAAERRRLGRTVAKILDDRGAGGELPVVEC, encoded by the coding sequence ATGTCGATCACCGCGCCGACCGATGCCGAGGCCGACCTGCTCGGGCGAACCGGGTTCCGGCTCGTGGAGCTGGGCAAGGTCGCCCTGACGCTGGCCGACGCGGCGCTGGCCGAGTACGGCCTGACCGGCCGGCACCTGCGCGTGCTGACCCTGGCGGCCGGCGGCGTGCCGTCGCAGCAGGGGATGTCCGAGCGGTCCGGCATCGACCGGACGACCCTGGTGGCGATGCTCGACGATCTGGAGCGGCACGGCTACGTGCGGCGTCGCCGCGATCCCGCCGACCGCCGCCGGCACCTGGTCGAACTCACCGACGCGGGCGCGGCGGTGCTGGGCACCGCGGCCGAGGTGCTGGACCGGGTGGAGGACGACCTGCTCGGCCCGCTGCCCGCGGCGGAGCGGCGCCGACTCGGTCGAACCGTGGCGAAGATCCTGGATGACCGCGGCGCCGGCGGCGAGCTGCCGGTGGTCGAGTGCTGA
- a CDS encoding SDR family NAD(P)-dependent oxidoreductase yields the protein MEYRGTTALVTGASSGIGAALAEQLAARGADVVLVARSVDTLTALADRLHAEHGVRAEVLGADLTDPQAVHTIQAELDRRRVTVDLLVNNAGIGSAGRFAEIPAARTRTELALDVSALVELTHAFLPEMLRRGSGGILNVASTAAFQPAPYMAVYAAAKSFVLSFSRALWAEYRTAGIRVTTVCPGPVRTRFAAGLGTPQPEIGQLRTATQVAVAALDGYQRGRHTVVPGAINGLMQGVRFLPTRLVLAIGRRAVGRVVGAAHSPELTPA from the coding sequence ATGGAATATCGAGGAACGACCGCGCTCGTCACCGGCGCCTCCAGCGGCATCGGCGCGGCCCTGGCCGAGCAGCTCGCCGCGCGGGGCGCCGACGTGGTCCTGGTGGCCCGCTCGGTCGACACCCTGACCGCCCTCGCCGACCGACTGCACGCCGAGCACGGCGTCCGGGCCGAGGTGCTCGGCGCCGATCTGACCGACCCGCAGGCCGTCCACACCATCCAGGCCGAGCTGGACCGCCGCCGGGTGACCGTCGATCTGCTGGTGAACAACGCCGGGATCGGGAGCGCCGGCCGCTTCGCCGAGATCCCCGCGGCGCGCACCCGGACCGAACTCGCGCTCGACGTGTCCGCACTGGTCGAGTTGACCCACGCGTTCCTGCCCGAGATGCTCCGACGCGGCTCGGGCGGGATACTCAACGTCGCCTCCACCGCGGCCTTCCAACCCGCGCCGTACATGGCGGTCTACGCGGCGGCGAAGTCCTTCGTGCTGTCGTTCAGCCGGGCGCTGTGGGCCGAGTACCGGACCGCCGGCATCCGGGTCACCACGGTGTGCCCGGGGCCGGTCCGCACCCGGTTCGCCGCCGGGCTCGGTACCCCGCAGCCGGAGATCGGGCAGCTGCGCACCGCGACCCAGGTGGCCGTCGCCGCGCTCGACGGGTACCAGCGCGGCCGGCACACCGTGGTGCCCGGCGCGATCAACGGGCTGATGCAGGGCGTCCGGTTCCTGCCGACCCGGTTGGTACTGGCAATCGGCCGGCGCGCCGTCGGCCGGGTGGTCGGCGCCGCGCACAGCCCGGAGCTGACCCCCGCCTGA
- a CDS encoding ArsR/SmtB family transcription factor, translating to MLELAFSTEDVLRIRFAFSPLWEAVVSVRALRHPADRALHLPWIRRARAALAEAGVDLGPLLELVPQPLRYIPDFLTPPPTTPVPDFTAELAAVRATAPEQVRAELRRMGTPAGPFAARLADDPASGLAELADTLTEYWRVALAPDWPRVRGLLEGEIAYRARRLAEGGAYLLFGDLHERVSFADDRLYVRHKHWHDSRSLDGAGLVLVPSVFAWPSVYTISQRPWQPTLLYPPRGIATVWESGSAVGPQALGAVLGRARARLLAELVAPASTTELARRTGLTAGAVSQQLALLRAAGLVASHRAGRVVLYARTETADALLTVSAAR from the coding sequence GTGCTGGAGCTCGCGTTTTCCACCGAGGACGTGCTGCGCATCCGGTTCGCGTTCTCGCCGCTGTGGGAAGCGGTGGTCAGCGTCCGTGCGCTGCGTCACCCGGCCGACCGGGCGCTGCACCTGCCGTGGATCCGGCGGGCTCGTGCGGCGCTGGCCGAGGCGGGTGTCGACCTCGGGCCGCTGCTGGAGCTGGTGCCCCAACCGCTGCGGTACATCCCGGACTTCCTCACCCCGCCGCCGACCACGCCGGTACCGGACTTCACCGCCGAGCTGGCCGCGGTCCGGGCGACCGCGCCGGAACAGGTGCGCGCCGAACTGCGCCGGATGGGTACCCCGGCCGGGCCGTTCGCCGCCCGGCTGGCCGACGACCCGGCCTCCGGGCTGGCCGAGCTGGCCGACACCCTGACCGAGTACTGGCGCGTCGCGCTCGCACCGGACTGGCCGCGGGTGCGCGGCCTGCTGGAGGGCGAGATCGCCTACCGGGCCCGCCGGCTCGCCGAGGGCGGCGCGTACCTGCTGTTCGGCGACCTGCACGAGCGGGTCAGCTTCGCCGACGACCGGCTGTACGTGCGGCACAAGCACTGGCACGACTCGCGCAGCCTGGACGGCGCCGGCCTGGTGCTGGTGCCGTCGGTGTTCGCCTGGCCCAGCGTGTACACGATCAGCCAGCGGCCCTGGCAGCCGACGCTGCTCTACCCGCCGCGCGGGATCGCCACGGTCTGGGAGTCCGGCAGCGCGGTCGGCCCGCAGGCGTTGGGCGCCGTGCTCGGCCGGGCCCGCGCCCGGCTGCTCGCCGAGCTGGTCGCACCGGCGTCCACCACCGAACTCGCCCGCCGCACCGGGCTGACCGCCGGCGCCGTCTCCCAGCAGCTGGCGCTGTTGCGTGCGGCCGGCCTGGTCGCCTCGCACCGGGCCGGCCGGGTGGTCCTCTACGCCCGCACCGAGACCGCCGACGCACTGCTCACGGTGTCCGCGGCGCGGTGA
- a CDS encoding MDR family MFS transporter has product MTPHSTDERPRPHTGTGIPAQRRSRLAGGMQTHLGGLPRTFWILFGGQLVNRIGGMVAAFLVLYLGAQGLSAGQIGAVLAARGVGSLVSQPLGGLLADRVGRRFTLLTGLVATSGALVLLGAVHPLPAMIAAAALLGAVSELYRPASSALVADVVPPAARAKAYGLLFWAVNLGFAVASLLAGFLAEHGYWLLFTVDAGSGLAFAVIIAVGIPRGTAGRPQPATGGDRAGYRTALRDPLLVALVLLTLAYATLYNQAQVAIPLAIRDHGLPATVYGTAAAVNGIVIVVLQPVLTTWLARFDRMKVLAASWALVGGGMALTGLAHTAWQYCLVVVVWTVGEVGTAGFTAALVADLAPAQARGRYQAMFGWGWSAASLTGPTAGTFVYGTLGPAATWLGCLAIGVLCGAGALLLARRVAHRRAVALGLAAG; this is encoded by the coding sequence GTGACTCCGCACAGCACCGACGAACGCCCCCGACCACACACCGGCACCGGCATCCCGGCGCAGCGCCGGTCCCGCCTCGCCGGTGGGATGCAGACGCACCTCGGCGGGCTGCCGCGCACCTTCTGGATCCTGTTCGGTGGCCAGCTGGTGAACCGGATCGGCGGCATGGTCGCCGCGTTCCTGGTGCTCTACCTCGGTGCGCAGGGGCTGTCCGCCGGCCAGATCGGCGCGGTGCTGGCGGCACGCGGGGTCGGCTCGCTCGTCTCCCAGCCGCTCGGCGGACTGCTGGCCGACCGGGTCGGCCGCCGCTTCACGCTGCTGACCGGGCTCGTCGCGACCAGCGGCGCGCTGGTGCTGCTCGGCGCGGTGCACCCGCTACCGGCGATGATCGCCGCGGCGGCGCTGCTCGGCGCGGTCAGCGAGCTGTACCGGCCGGCGTCCTCGGCGCTGGTCGCCGACGTGGTGCCGCCGGCCGCCCGGGCCAAGGCGTACGGGCTGCTGTTCTGGGCGGTCAACCTCGGCTTCGCGGTGGCGAGCCTGCTCGCCGGGTTCCTCGCCGAGCACGGGTACTGGCTGCTGTTCACCGTCGACGCCGGCTCCGGGCTGGCGTTCGCGGTCATCATCGCGGTGGGCATCCCGCGCGGGACCGCGGGCCGGCCGCAGCCGGCCACCGGCGGCGACCGGGCCGGCTACCGCACCGCGCTGCGCGACCCGCTGCTGGTGGCGCTGGTGCTGCTCACCCTCGCCTACGCCACCCTGTACAACCAGGCGCAGGTGGCGATCCCGCTGGCGATCCGGGACCACGGCCTGCCGGCCACCGTGTACGGCACCGCCGCGGCGGTCAACGGCATCGTGATCGTCGTGCTGCAACCGGTCCTGACCACCTGGCTGGCGCGGTTCGACCGGATGAAGGTGCTCGCCGCGTCGTGGGCGCTGGTCGGCGGCGGCATGGCGCTCACCGGCCTGGCCCACACCGCCTGGCAGTACTGCCTGGTCGTGGTGGTGTGGACGGTCGGGGAGGTGGGCACCGCCGGGTTCACCGCGGCGCTGGTCGCCGACCTCGCCCCGGCCCAGGCGCGCGGCCGCTACCAGGCGATGTTCGGCTGGGGCTGGTCCGCCGCGAGCCTCACCGGCCCCACCGCCGGTACGTTCGTCTACGGCACGCTGGGGCCGGCCGCGACCTGGCTCGGTTGCCTGGCGATCGGGGTGCTGTGTGGCGCCGGCGCGCTGCTGCTGGCCCGCCGGGTCGCCCACCGCCGGGCGGTCGCGCTGGGCCTCGCGGCGGGCTGA
- the serA gene encoding phosphoglycerate dehydrogenase produces the protein MLVVIDNATQQPVRALLLEGIHPDAQSRLEKAGYQVETLGRALDSDELASRLDGVQLLGIRSKTQVTEQVLAAAPNLLAVGAFCIGTNQIDLAAAAARGVAVFNAPFSNTRSVVEIALSEIIALTRRLTEKNASLHAGVWDKSATGAHEVRGRRLGIVGYGNIGTQLSVLAENLGMSVYFYDTADKLALGNARRCGSLDELLSEVDVVTLHVDGRPGNSGMFGADEFARMRPGSLFLNLSRGFVVDHLALRDNITSGHLAGAAIDVFPAEPKGRGDEFVSELQGLPNVILTPHIGGSTEEAQQDIGQFVAGKFRDFIEAGATAMSVNFPQLDLGERPGARRLVHVHRNVPGVLAKINGLLGEHRVNVDGQLLGTRGEIGYVITDIGSRGSAEVLAGLSAMPETIRLRALD, from the coding sequence ATGCTCGTGGTCATCGACAACGCCACCCAGCAACCCGTCCGTGCCCTGCTGTTGGAGGGCATTCACCCCGACGCGCAGAGCCGGCTGGAGAAGGCCGGGTACCAGGTGGAGACCCTGGGTCGCGCGCTGGACTCCGACGAGCTGGCGAGCCGGCTGGACGGCGTGCAGCTGCTCGGCATCCGCTCCAAGACGCAGGTCACCGAGCAGGTGCTGGCCGCCGCGCCGAACCTGCTCGCGGTCGGTGCGTTCTGCATCGGTACCAACCAGATCGACCTGGCGGCCGCCGCCGCCCGCGGCGTCGCGGTGTTCAACGCGCCGTTCTCCAACACCCGCAGCGTGGTGGAGATCGCGCTGTCCGAGATCATCGCGCTGACCCGGCGGTTGACCGAGAAGAACGCGAGCCTGCACGCCGGGGTCTGGGACAAGTCGGCGACCGGCGCGCACGAGGTGCGGGGCCGGCGGCTCGGCATCGTCGGCTACGGCAACATCGGCACCCAGCTGTCGGTGCTGGCCGAGAACCTCGGCATGTCGGTGTACTTCTACGACACCGCCGACAAGCTGGCGCTGGGCAACGCGCGCCGCTGCGGCTCGCTGGACGAGCTGCTCAGCGAGGTCGACGTGGTGACCCTGCACGTGGACGGCCGGCCCGGCAACAGCGGCATGTTCGGCGCCGACGAGTTCGCCCGGATGCGGCCCGGCAGCCTGTTCCTCAACCTGTCCCGCGGCTTCGTGGTCGACCACCTGGCGCTACGCGACAACATCACCTCGGGCCACCTGGCCGGCGCCGCGATCGACGTGTTCCCGGCCGAGCCGAAGGGCCGCGGCGACGAGTTCGTCTCCGAGCTGCAGGGCCTGCCGAACGTCATCCTCACCCCGCACATCGGCGGCTCCACCGAGGAGGCGCAGCAGGACATCGGCCAGTTCGTGGCCGGCAAGTTCCGCGACTTCATCGAGGCCGGCGCGACCGCGATGAGCGTCAACTTCCCGCAGCTGGACCTGGGCGAGCGGCCCGGCGCGCGCCGACTGGTGCACGTGCACCGCAACGTGCCCGGCGTGCTGGCGAAGATCAACGGCCTGCTCGGCGAGCACCGGGTCAACGTCGACGGCCAGCTGCTCGGTACCCGTGGCGAGATCGGCTACGTGATCACCGACATCGGTTCCCGCGGCAGCGCCGAGGTGTTGGCCGGGCTGTCCGCGATGCCGGAGACGATCCGGCTGCGTGCGCTCGACTGA
- a CDS encoding fluoride efflux transporter FluC codes for MTHGQGAAMDEHASPQEPTGSHEHRADDPAPGATTDAGRPPVATDPDVDLHVPQQRQELRRHPVVLLGTIAAGGVLGAFGRYGLSVAMPHGQSGFPWSTFLANVSGAFLIGVLMVLIAEVLPAHPLLRPFLGVGVLGGYTTFSTSIVDTRQLVVAGTARTALLYLLATLVCAVLASLAGTLLARTLAARGGRA; via the coding sequence ATGACACACGGCCAGGGCGCCGCGATGGACGAGCACGCGTCGCCGCAGGAGCCCACCGGCAGCCACGAGCACCGCGCCGACGATCCGGCTCCGGGCGCGACCACCGATGCGGGGCGCCCGCCGGTGGCGACCGATCCGGACGTCGACCTGCACGTGCCGCAGCAGCGGCAGGAGCTTCGCCGGCACCCGGTGGTACTGCTGGGCACGATCGCCGCGGGCGGCGTGCTCGGCGCGTTCGGCCGCTACGGGCTGTCGGTGGCGATGCCGCACGGCCAGTCCGGCTTTCCCTGGTCGACGTTCCTGGCCAACGTCTCGGGGGCGTTCCTGATCGGGGTGCTGATGGTGCTGATCGCCGAAGTCCTGCCGGCGCACCCGCTGCTTCGGCCGTTTCTCGGGGTCGGCGTGCTCGGCGGCTACACCACCTTCTCGACGTCCATCGTGGACACCCGGCAGCTGGTGGTGGCGGGCACCGCCCGCACCGCCCTGCTCTACCTGCTCGCCACGCTGGTCTGTGCCGTGCTCGCGTCGCTGGCCGGGACACTGCTCGCCCGTACGCTGGCGGCGCGGGGAGGCCGGGCATGA
- the crcB gene encoding fluoride efflux transporter CrcB — protein sequence MTLVLIAIGAAIGAPARYLVDRAVQSRHDSVFPWGTFTVNVLGSFLLGFVVGGAGVISPALTALLGTGLCGALTTYSTFSYETLRLLGTGGRSLAVLNVVASLAGGLGAAFAGFAVASAVWG from the coding sequence ATGACGCTGGTGCTGATCGCGATCGGCGCCGCCATCGGCGCGCCGGCACGCTATCTGGTCGATCGGGCCGTGCAGTCCCGGCACGATTCGGTGTTCCCGTGGGGCACGTTCACCGTCAACGTGCTCGGCTCGTTCCTGCTCGGGTTCGTCGTCGGCGGCGCGGGCGTGATCTCCCCGGCACTGACCGCGCTGCTGGGCACCGGCCTGTGCGGTGCGCTCACCACGTACTCGACGTTCAGCTACGAGACGCTGCGGCTGCTGGGGACCGGCGGTCGCAGCCTGGCGGTGCTCAACGTGGTGGCCAGCCTGGCCGGTGGGCTCGGTGCCGCGTTCGCCGGCTTCGCCGTGGCCAGCGCGGTCTGGGGCTGA
- a CDS encoding carbohydrate ABC transporter permease: MTQTAVTEPTDTPNSAPRPRRRSNDRSIGFDVVAHIILILWSLLVVLPLLWVFVSSFKTTKEALGNPLTWPHSLHWQNYATAWNDSGVGPAFINTIIVVGFSLVIVMVLGAMCSYVLARFKFFGNRAIYYLMLAGLTFPIFLAIVPLFSILKNVGLLNTLTGLIITYVAFALPFTVFFLHAFFKRLPFDVYEAAQVDGAGEWRTFFQVMLPMARPGLASVAIFNFLGLWNQFLLPTVLKPDNSVLTQAMAQFQSQAGYAVNFGALFAAVVITVAPVLVVYIIFQRQLRGSVVAGAVK, translated from the coding sequence ATGACCCAGACCGCCGTCACCGAGCCCACCGACACGCCGAACTCGGCGCCCCGGCCGCGCCGCCGCAGCAACGATCGTTCGATCGGCTTCGACGTGGTCGCGCACATCATCCTGATCCTGTGGTCGCTGCTGGTCGTGCTGCCGCTGCTGTGGGTGTTCGTCTCCTCGTTCAAGACGACGAAGGAGGCGCTGGGCAACCCCCTCACCTGGCCGCACAGCCTGCACTGGCAGAACTACGCGACCGCGTGGAACGACTCGGGGGTCGGCCCGGCCTTCATCAACACCATCATCGTGGTGGGCTTCTCGCTGGTCATCGTGATGGTGCTGGGCGCGATGTGCTCGTACGTGCTGGCCCGGTTCAAGTTCTTCGGCAACCGGGCCATCTACTACCTGATGCTCGCCGGGCTGACCTTCCCGATCTTCCTCGCGATCGTGCCGCTGTTCTCGATCCTGAAGAACGTCGGCCTGCTGAACACGCTGACCGGCCTGATCATCACCTACGTGGCGTTCGCGCTGCCGTTCACCGTGTTCTTCCTGCACGCGTTCTTCAAGCGGTTGCCGTTCGACGTGTACGAGGCCGCGCAGGTCGACGGGGCCGGGGAGTGGCGGACGTTCTTCCAGGTGATGCTCCCGATGGCGCGGCCCGGGCTGGCTTCGGTGGCCATCTTCAACTTCCTGGGCCTGTGGAACCAGTTCCTGCTGCCGACCGTGCTCAAGCCGGACAACTCGGTCCTGACCCAGGCGATGGCGCAGTTCCAGTCGCAGGCCGGATACGCGGTCAACTTCGGCGCGCTGTTCGCCGCCGTGGTGATCACCGTGGCGCCGGTGCTGGTGGTGTACATCATCTTCCAGCGTCAGCTGCGCGGCTCGGTGGTCGCCGGGGCGGTGAAGTAG